In Nitrosarchaeum koreense MY1, one genomic interval encodes:
- the spt4 gene encoding transcription elongation factor subunit Spt4, giving the protein MAREMACRKCKFVTTGKVCPACKSSDLTPDWNGVVLVVDPTNSQISKTLGIKQKGKYAIKVT; this is encoded by the coding sequence ATGGCTCGAGAGATGGCTTGTAGAAAATGCAAGTTTGTAACTACAGGTAAAGTTTGTCCAGCATGCAAATCATCTGATTTGACACCAGACTGGAATGGAGTCGTACTAGTTGTAGACCCAACAAATTCTCAAATTTCAAAGACATTGGGAATTAAACAAAAAGGCAAGTACGCAATCAAAGTCACGTAA
- a CDS encoding DUF2024 family protein — MEIHVYDTYVKAKDGHTMHFDVITGEKDHNKAIAYGKEWLKSVGEPNAQMTTNECQFCHSQGAPEPVERAIKEKGYFIQKMEGCP, encoded by the coding sequence ATGGAAATTCACGTATACGACACATATGTCAAAGCCAAAGATGGTCATACCATGCACTTTGATGTAATTACTGGTGAAAAAGATCACAACAAAGCCATTGCATATGGTAAAGAGTGGTTAAAATCAGTAGGTGAGCCAAACGCCCAAATGACTACAAATGAATGTCAATTTTGCCATTCACAAGGTGCACCAGAACCTGTAGAACGGGCAATTAAGGAAAAAGGTTATTTCATCCAAAAGATGGAAGGCTGTCCTTAA
- a CDS encoding Dps family protein — protein sequence METNIGISSENSKNISDILNRLVSDEYILYTKTRNYHWNVIGMQFNDLHKFFESQYEEIDQVIDDVAERNRALGGKAKATLAEFIGNSRLKEQPDTYPEPKTMLRNLLDDHESVIRALRQDLETCTKLGDAGTSDFLTGLMEKHEKMAWMLRAFLA from the coding sequence ATGGAAACTAACATCGGAATATCATCTGAAAATTCTAAAAACATCTCTGACATTCTAAATCGTCTTGTATCTGATGAATACATCTTGTACACAAAGACCAGAAACTATCATTGGAATGTAATCGGAATGCAATTCAATGATCTACACAAGTTCTTTGAGTCACAATACGAGGAAATAGATCAAGTCATTGATGATGTTGCAGAGAGAAACAGAGCATTAGGTGGTAAAGCAAAAGCAACACTTGCAGAGTTTATTGGAAACAGTAGACTAAAAGAACAACCAGATACATATCCTGAACCAAAAACAATGCTTAGAAATCTATTAGATGATCATGAATCTGTGATTCGTGCATTAAGACAAGACCTTGAAACATGTACAAAGCTTGGTGATGCAGGAACTTCTGATTTCTTAACTGGCCTCATGGAAAAACATGAAAAGATGGCTTGGATGCTACGAGCATTTTTAGCATAA
- a CDS encoding aspartate dehydrogenase codes for MKRIGLLGCGAIGTQIALAIDSGKIPGTLTHVYDTSKDASSSLVSKLKNKPIIVENPHLLSSYPVDIVVEAASQEAVRNVAHSVLQNKRDLMIMSVGALLDESIYDILSEACEHFHKTIYLPSGAIGGLDTIKSVSDLLESVTLTTTKHPKSLKGAKFFETSKIDLEKITTQTIIFEGTAKEAVSQFPANINVAALLSLVGVGSEKTMVKIVADPNTDKNTHTIVAQGKFGKMSFNIENIPDETNPKTSKLAILSAIETLRKYCSSGISIGT; via the coding sequence TTGAAAAGAATTGGGCTCTTGGGATGTGGTGCAATTGGGACTCAAATTGCATTGGCAATTGATTCAGGTAAAATTCCTGGCACTCTAACTCATGTGTATGATACCTCAAAAGATGCATCATCTAGTTTGGTTAGTAAATTAAAAAATAAACCAATTATTGTTGAAAACCCTCACCTTCTTTCATCATACCCAGTTGATATCGTAGTAGAAGCAGCATCACAAGAAGCAGTTAGAAATGTAGCTCACAGTGTCTTGCAAAATAAACGAGACCTAATGATCATGAGTGTTGGGGCATTACTTGATGAATCAATCTATGATATTTTATCTGAAGCATGTGAGCATTTTCATAAAACAATTTACTTACCGTCTGGTGCAATTGGTGGACTGGATACAATAAAATCCGTCTCTGATTTACTAGAATCAGTTACATTAACTACTACCAAACATCCAAAATCACTCAAGGGTGCAAAATTCTTTGAGACATCAAAGATTGATCTAGAAAAAATCACAACACAAACAATCATCTTTGAAGGAACCGCAAAAGAAGCAGTATCACAATTTCCTGCAAACATCAATGTTGCAGCATTACTTAGTCTAGTTGGAGTAGGTAGTGAAAAGACAATGGTAAAAATTGTTGCAGACCCAAACACTGACAAAAACACTCACACCATTGTTGCTCAAGGAAAATTTGGAAAGATGTCTTTTAACATTGAAAACATCCCAGATGAGACAAACCCAAAGACTAGCAAACTTGCAATTTTATCTGCAATTGAAACTCTAAGAAAATACTGCTCCAGTGGAATATCTATTGGAACATAA
- a CDS encoding AAA family ATPase has protein sequence MYVSKLEYVLMIGVALSGKTTYIKANFDHERIALSFFDNNRKKELEYIEECLKSGKNVVIDDTNLTTSIRKQHIALAKKYNAKVRGILMNTSRGLLEKRQKSRHDPFPLTVIYKQLKELETPVIDEGFDELIIKKDYEQPKGT, from the coding sequence ATGTATGTGTCAAAATTAGAATATGTTTTAATGATTGGAGTTGCGCTGAGTGGAAAGACCACTTACATAAAGGCAAATTTTGATCATGAACGTATAGCATTATCATTTTTTGATAATAATAGAAAAAAAGAACTTGAATACATCGAAGAATGTCTAAAATCAGGAAAAAACGTCGTAATTGATGACACCAATCTGACTACTTCCATACGAAAGCAACACATAGCTCTTGCAAAGAAGTACAATGCCAAAGTAAGAGGGATCTTGATGAATACCTCAAGGGGATTACTTGAAAAAAGACAAAAAAGCAGACATGACCCATTTCCACTAACTGTAATTTACAAACAACTCAAAGAACTTGAAACACCAGTAATTGATGAAGGATTTGATGAATTAATTATTAAAAAAGACTATGAACAACCTAAAGGAACTTAA
- a CDS encoding PEFG-CTERM sorting domain-containing protein has product MKFVFASVVLLMLIPTSFAFGSHVIDDMDAFAQYLDITQISSEKYVLTVDDKTYDIHYGYHGSFEVNLEKTQEYPKLSFMEIIPEKKSIQITMESVPLTSIFWLRLPLDVISAEGAQYKLTIDGVDTQYDLIKYPDNYALGMMLPKDAKNVEIIGTYVVPEFGMLPIMILGIILAGTIYLARKSSFGSRLELIK; this is encoded by the coding sequence ATGAAATTTGTTTTTGCCTCTGTTGTTCTATTGATGTTGATCCCAACTAGTTTTGCTTTTGGCAGTCATGTCATTGATGATATGGATGCATTTGCCCAGTATCTGGATATCACTCAAATCTCATCTGAAAAGTATGTCCTAACAGTTGATGATAAGACATATGATATTCATTATGGGTACCATGGCAGTTTTGAAGTCAATCTAGAAAAAACACAAGAATATCCAAAGTTGTCTTTTATGGAAATAATCCCTGAAAAAAAGTCAATTCAAATTACTATGGAGAGCGTTCCTTTAACTAGTATTTTTTGGCTACGATTACCACTTGATGTGATCTCTGCTGAAGGTGCACAATACAAGCTAACAATTGACGGTGTAGATACACAATATGACCTAATCAAATATCCTGACAACTATGCATTGGGAATGATGCTCCCAAAGGATGCAAAAAATGTTGAAATTATTGGAACATATGTTGTTCCTGAATTTGGTATGCTGCCAATTATGATTTTAGGAATTATTCTTGCTGGTACAATTTACCTTGCTAGAAAATCTTCTTTTGGCTCAAGACTAGAATTAATTAAGTGA
- a CDS encoding cupredoxin domain-containing protein, whose translation MKSKLMILVIIIVVMSSFVLFFGYIGQGGVRHVQIYLPEKIESTISFQNIENETKIVGLSGISGINPTLVSRTDYDYILTIHNYDEIPHMFFIDGLNAHSKVIQPNQNVTMTVYSLEEGEYDYFDRFEPAKKLGTFKIVQVGLLNKYP comes from the coding sequence ATGAAATCAAAATTAATGATTCTTGTTATTATTATTGTAGTAATGTCTTCATTTGTCTTATTTTTTGGATATATTGGTCAGGGTGGAGTGAGGCATGTTCAAATTTATCTTCCTGAGAAAATCGAATCTACAATTTCATTTCAAAATATAGAAAATGAAACAAAAATCGTAGGTCTGAGTGGAATAAGCGGTATTAATCCTACATTGGTAAGCAGAACAGATTATGATTACATTCTAACAATCCACAATTATGATGAAATTCCACACATGTTTTTCATAGATGGATTAAATGCACATTCCAAAGTAATTCAACCAAATCAAAATGTAACAATGACTGTCTATTCATTAGAAGAAGGTGAATACGATTATTTCGATAGATTTGAACCTGCCAAAAAACTCGGCACTTTTAAAATAGTACAAGTTGGATTGCTAAACAAATATCCCTAA
- a CDS encoding sodium-translocating pyrophosphatase: protein MDLQQILPIVAGIASFVVALGIVAWITKQPSGTKEMMDISNAVKVGAAAFLRREMKIIIPIAIALSLIIGYFIGFSNGLAFAVGATLSAVAGLISLKITVKAAVRAAHLSSSGLGKTFAMAFRGGATVGLAVPAMALLAITGLYMVYPNPITIAGVGIGASLIALFIRIGGGIFTKAADMGADLVGKVEANIPEDDPRNPATIADNVGDNVGDAAGMGSDVYESYIVTILASLLIAALIGAPEIFMYPILIGTSGMIASIIGIVIIRSSNITDVMKPLNLSFYVSATIAIILNFIFTYYFLGQTAIAYALFATTVIGVILVPVIQKITDRYTNYKYKPVQDIVESAKWGYASLTLMGIIKGMQSTGPFMIALIVAIIISFSVASNAAPEGTDPILYGIFGTSLTAMAMLSLAGIVLSIDAFGPIADNAGGIVEMTGMGEENRKVTDEIDAVGNTTKAVTKGFAIASAGLAALAMIQAFQFEAAHIFEGVLELNYGLTNVTVIVGLLVGGLIPFIITGQLINGVSRAAGKMVDEVRRQFKSDAGILAGTSKPDYAKCVDIATAASIKELWKPAIIAIISPIILGILLGPTAVAGLLMGAVVTGIPLAYHLANTGGAWDNAKKLVEMQGNKGTEIHKVAVVGDIIGDPYKDTAGPALNTVIKLLNTIAIVFVSAFIAILAL from the coding sequence ATGGATCTTCAACAAATTTTGCCTATAGTGGCAGGCATTGCTTCATTTGTCGTTGCCCTAGGTATTGTTGCTTGGATCACAAAACAACCATCAGGCACCAAAGAAATGATGGATATCTCAAATGCAGTCAAAGTTGGAGCAGCAGCATTTCTGAGACGAGAGATGAAAATTATCATCCCAATCGCAATCGCACTTTCACTTATTATAGGATATTTTATCGGATTTTCAAACGGATTAGCATTTGCAGTAGGTGCAACACTTTCTGCAGTTGCCGGATTAATCTCATTAAAAATTACAGTCAAAGCAGCAGTTAGAGCCGCTCATCTAAGTAGTAGCGGTCTAGGCAAGACATTTGCAATGGCCTTTAGAGGCGGAGCAACAGTAGGTTTGGCAGTTCCAGCAATGGCACTCTTGGCAATCACTGGTCTTTACATGGTTTATCCTAATCCAATCACAATTGCCGGTGTAGGTATTGGTGCAAGTCTAATTGCATTGTTTATCAGAATCGGTGGTGGAATCTTCACAAAGGCTGCAGATATGGGAGCAGATTTGGTAGGAAAAGTTGAAGCAAATATTCCTGAAGATGATCCTAGAAATCCTGCAACAATCGCTGACAACGTTGGTGATAATGTAGGTGATGCAGCAGGAATGGGTTCTGATGTTTATGAATCTTATATTGTTACAATTCTAGCTTCATTACTAATCGCTGCACTAATTGGTGCTCCTGAAATTTTCATGTATCCAATTCTTATCGGAACATCTGGAATGATTGCATCAATCATTGGAATTGTAATTATTCGCTCTTCAAATATTACTGATGTGATGAAACCGCTTAATCTGTCATTTTATGTCTCTGCCACAATTGCCATAATTTTGAATTTCATTTTCACATACTACTTTCTCGGACAAACCGCAATTGCTTATGCATTATTTGCCACAACCGTCATTGGTGTCATTCTAGTTCCAGTCATTCAAAAGATTACTGACAGATATACCAATTACAAATACAAACCAGTTCAAGATATTGTTGAATCTGCAAAATGGGGATACGCATCACTAACATTAATGGGAATTATCAAAGGAATGCAATCAACCGGACCATTTATGATTGCATTAATTGTTGCAATTATCATTTCATTTAGTGTAGCTTCAAATGCAGCACCTGAAGGTACTGATCCAATCTTGTATGGTATCTTTGGAACTTCATTAACTGCAATGGCCATGCTTAGTCTTGCAGGAATTGTTCTTAGCATCGATGCATTTGGACCAATTGCAGATAACGCAGGTGGAATTGTCGAGATGACTGGAATGGGTGAAGAAAATAGAAAAGTCACTGATGAAATCGATGCTGTTGGAAATACAACAAAGGCAGTAACCAAAGGATTTGCTATTGCTAGTGCCGGATTAGCCGCGCTTGCAATGATACAGGCATTCCAATTTGAGGCAGCTCACATCTTTGAAGGAGTTTTAGAATTGAATTATGGTTTAACAAATGTAACAGTTATTGTAGGATTATTAGTTGGTGGATTAATTCCATTTATCATCACCGGACAACTAATCAACGGTGTATCTCGTGCTGCTGGAAAGATGGTAGATGAAGTTAGACGACAATTCAAATCAGATGCTGGAATTTTAGCAGGAACATCAAAGCCTGATTATGCAAAATGTGTAGACATTGCAACTGCTGCATCAATTAAAGAACTTTGGAAACCCGCAATCATTGCAATTATCTCGCCAATTATTTTAGGTATTTTGTTAGGCCCAACAGCTGTTGCCGGATTACTAATGGGTGCAGTAGTTACTGGAATTCCACTTGCATATCACTTGGCAAACACTGGTGGTGCATGGGATAATGCGAAGAAACTAGTCGAGATGCAAGGTAATAAAGGAACTGAAATACACAAAGTAGCAGTAGTCGGTGATATCATTGGTGATCCTTACAAAGATACAGCAGGTCCTGCATTAAACACTGTAATTAAATTACTGAATACCATTGCAATCGTCTTTGTATCTGCATTTATTGCAATACTTGCACTCTAG
- the nadA gene encoding quinolinate synthase NadA has product MLVQQSSSLKEEIIRLKKEKDVVILAHNYQIPDVQDIADFTGDSLGLSRQAAKVPQKTILFCGVHFMAETAAIISPEKRVLIPDLEAGCSLSDSITIDELRNWKKQHPNAITVGYVNTTAEIKSELDYCCTSANAVNVVKAIPADKEILFLPDMFLGSYVAKVTGRKNMFIWAGECHVHAGIKPEDITEKLNSLKDAEFVIHPECSCTTPMMYDAAAGSFDGNKVSILSTEGMLNHVHNSKAKNFVVATETGILYKMKQQNPDKNFIPASEKAECQYMKMITLEKVYDALIQEKNQVIVPKEIADKARTAIERMLAIS; this is encoded by the coding sequence ATGCTAGTTCAACAATCATCGAGTCTCAAAGAGGAAATCATACGTCTAAAAAAAGAAAAAGATGTTGTTATCTTGGCTCATAATTATCAAATTCCAGATGTTCAAGATATCGCAGATTTTACTGGTGATTCACTAGGCTTATCAAGACAAGCAGCCAAAGTTCCTCAAAAAACAATTCTCTTTTGTGGTGTCCACTTTATGGCAGAGACTGCTGCAATCATCTCACCTGAAAAAAGAGTATTGATTCCTGATTTAGAAGCTGGATGTTCTCTATCTGATTCTATAACTATAGATGAACTAAGAAACTGGAAGAAACAACATCCAAATGCAATCACAGTTGGTTATGTAAATACAACTGCAGAGATAAAATCTGAATTAGATTACTGTTGCACTTCAGCAAATGCTGTAAATGTAGTAAAGGCAATTCCTGCTGATAAAGAGATTTTATTTTTACCTGACATGTTTCTGGGTTCTTATGTTGCTAAAGTTACTGGAAGAAAGAACATGTTCATCTGGGCAGGAGAGTGCCATGTACATGCCGGCATCAAACCCGAAGATATCACAGAAAAACTAAATTCACTCAAAGACGCTGAATTTGTAATTCATCCTGAATGTAGTTGTACCACACCAATGATGTATGATGCAGCAGCTGGAAGTTTTGATGGAAACAAAGTATCTATCTTATCTACAGAAGGAATGCTTAATCATGTACATAATTCCAAAGCCAAAAATTTCGTTGTTGCAACTGAAACTGGAATTTTATACAAAATGAAACAACAAAATCCAGACAAAAATTTCATTCCAGCATCTGAAAAAGCAGAATGCCAATACATGAAGATGATAACCCTTGAAAAAGTCTATGACGCTTTAATTCAAGAGAAAAACCAAGTTATAGTGCCAAAAGAGATTGCAGACAAGGCAAGAACAGCAATTGAAAGAATGCTTGCAATTAGCTAG
- the nadC gene encoding carboxylating nicotinate-nucleotide diphosphorylase: MISFNSKKQLIAFLAEDIGKGDITSVLLPRKKITAKIISREKAIVAGVNHAREIFKLKGCNVTIVKKDGSRVNPNDVILKITGDAGKILTCERTALNLLTRMSGIATQTSELVKKISNKTKLYATRKTAPGLRYFDKEAVEIGGGVRHRLRLDEMVMIKDNHIAVSDSLLSLIKSAKKKHKKFEVEVENTADAILAAREGATIIMLDNFSPKQIKKTIHVLKGEKLRDKVLLEASGGINVKNIAKYGKTGVDIISVGSITNSVKGIDMSLEV, translated from the coding sequence ATGATTTCATTTAATTCTAAAAAACAGTTAATTGCATTTTTAGCTGAAGATATTGGCAAAGGAGATATCACAAGTGTTCTTCTACCTAGAAAAAAAATTACTGCTAAAATTATCTCAAGGGAAAAAGCTATAGTTGCAGGTGTTAATCATGCAAGAGAGATTTTCAAATTAAAAGGATGTAATGTTACAATTGTAAAAAAAGATGGCAGTAGAGTAAATCCAAATGATGTAATTTTGAAGATAACGGGGGATGCGGGGAAGATTCTCACATGTGAAAGAACTGCGCTTAATTTACTTACAAGGATGAGCGGGATTGCTACTCAGACTAGTGAATTGGTAAAAAAGATTTCAAATAAAACTAAATTGTATGCCACAAGAAAGACGGCTCCTGGCCTGAGATATTTCGATAAAGAGGCAGTAGAGATTGGAGGAGGAGTAAGACATCGATTAAGATTAGATGAGATGGTGATGATAAAAGACAATCACATTGCAGTAAGTGATTCTTTGTTGTCTTTGATTAAAAGTGCAAAGAAAAAACATAAGAAATTCGAAGTTGAAGTAGAAAATACAGCAGATGCAATATTGGCAGCAAGAGAAGGGGCTACGATAATTATGTTAGATAATTTTTCACCAAAACAAATTAAAAAAACAATTCATGTTCTCAAAGGAGAAAAGTTGCGAGACAAAGTATTACTTGAAGCATCAGGTGGAATTAATGTAAAAAATATTGCAAAGTATGGAAAAACAGGAGTAGATATCATATCTGTTGGAAGTATTACAAACTCTGTCAAAGGAATAGACATGAGTTTAGAAGTGTGA
- a CDS encoding tetratricopeptide repeat protein: MFGLNSKESKEKNLLQKRKELRKLVKKKQHDDALKLGLEILQKAPYEQNVLFIVGGIYYMKNQYQTAIPYFERALDIGAYDVEVLTLKANSHYFLGEPKKALACCEKIKEIDPKNKAVAELLSKIN, from the coding sequence ATGTTTGGTCTAAACTCAAAAGAATCTAAAGAAAAAAACCTTTTACAAAAAAGAAAAGAGTTGCGAAAACTAGTCAAGAAAAAACAGCATGACGATGCTTTGAAATTAGGATTGGAAATACTACAAAAAGCACCCTATGAACAAAATGTCTTGTTTATTGTAGGTGGCATCTATTACATGAAAAATCAATATCAAACGGCCATCCCATATTTTGAAAGAGCTTTAGATATTGGTGCTTATGATGTTGAAGTTTTAACTCTCAAAGCAAATTCGCATTATTTTCTTGGGGAACCAAAAAAAGCGCTTGCATGCTGTGAAAAAATCAAAGAAATTGATCCAAAAAATAAAGCAGTTGCTGAATTACTATCTAAAATAAACTGA
- a CDS encoding GTP-dependent dephospho-CoA kinase family protein, protein MKLPDSLRAQLKIPMGILIPESQVSKSNVEKHLEKNSYIITVGDRTTEKMISFGLTPSLQIIDNYEKRVKREPTMSPTVYTELTCNNPAAEITPASIDIIKKAFASKTPVRLTVVGEEDLLVIPVCIHAPENSVVLYGQPNEGLVTVKVTPEIRNKTQRLLDSME, encoded by the coding sequence GTGAAATTACCTGATTCTCTTAGAGCCCAACTGAAAATTCCTATGGGAATTTTAATTCCTGAAAGTCAAGTATCTAAATCAAATGTTGAAAAACATCTAGAAAAAAATTCCTATATCATTACAGTTGGAGATAGGACAACTGAAAAGATGATCTCATTTGGTTTAACTCCTTCTTTGCAAATTATTGACAACTATGAAAAGCGAGTAAAGCGAGAACCAACAATGTCTCCAACTGTATACACTGAACTTACATGCAATAATCCTGCAGCAGAGATTACTCCTGCAAGTATTGATATCATCAAAAAAGCATTTGCCTCAAAGACACCTGTAAGACTAACTGTTGTAGGCGAAGAAGACCTACTAGTAATTCCGGTATGTATACATGCGCCTGAAAACTCTGTAGTGCTATATGGCCAGCCAAACGAGGGATTGGTCACAGTCAAGGTAACTCCAGAAATTAGAAATAAAACACAAAGACTACTTGATTCAATGGAATAA
- a CDS encoding Mrp/NBP35 family ATP-binding protein, with product MVGVDQVLEKLSTVIDPDLKKDIVSMGMIKDLELNDNNLKFTLELTTPACPFNVEIEDDVRKAIGELKELKNFDMKVTAKVMEGRSLDADTSMATVKNIIGVASGKGGVGKSTVSLNLALALQQTGAKVGLLDADIYGPSIPLMLGMKSGHMEVEDNKLQPAKYNGLQVVSFGFFAEQSHQAAIYRGPIISGILKQFLVDTNWSDLDYLIVDLPPGTGDIPLTLAQTIPITGILVVTTPQDVASNVAVKAISMFEKLNVPIIGVVENMSHFICPSCNDKHYIFGDGGAQKISEQFKIPFLGEIPLNSGIMSGSDLGKPIMITSPDSPSAIAFRTSAKNIAAQCSILAAKMQDEMKSAETPEDTPKTN from the coding sequence ATGGTCGGAGTAGATCAAGTTCTTGAAAAACTTAGCACAGTAATTGATCCGGATTTGAAAAAAGACATCGTATCTATGGGAATGATCAAAGACCTTGAACTTAATGATAATAATCTAAAATTTACTTTGGAGCTTACTACTCCAGCATGTCCATTTAATGTAGAGATTGAAGATGATGTTAGAAAAGCAATAGGTGAACTCAAAGAACTCAAAAATTTTGATATGAAAGTAACTGCAAAAGTGATGGAAGGTCGTTCCCTTGATGCAGACACCAGTATGGCAACTGTCAAAAATATTATCGGAGTTGCAAGTGGTAAAGGCGGTGTAGGGAAATCTACTGTCTCTTTGAATTTGGCTTTAGCTTTGCAACAAACTGGTGCTAAAGTTGGCTTGCTTGATGCAGATATCTATGGTCCAAGTATTCCTCTAATGCTTGGCATGAAAAGTGGTCACATGGAAGTAGAAGACAACAAGCTACAACCTGCAAAATATAATGGTCTTCAAGTAGTCTCTTTTGGATTTTTTGCAGAACAATCACATCAAGCAGCAATTTACAGAGGCCCAATCATTTCCGGAATCTTAAAACAATTTTTAGTTGATACTAATTGGTCTGATTTAGATTATCTAATTGTAGACCTACCACCAGGTACTGGTGATATTCCATTAACACTTGCACAAACAATTCCAATTACTGGCATTTTGGTTGTAACTACTCCACAAGATGTAGCAAGCAATGTTGCAGTAAAAGCAATCAGCATGTTTGAAAAATTAAATGTCCCAATTATTGGTGTTGTAGAAAACATGAGTCACTTTATCTGTCCAAGCTGTAACGATAAACACTATATCTTTGGTGATGGTGGTGCACAAAAAATCAGTGAACAATTTAAAATTCCCTTCTTAGGTGAAATTCCATTAAACTCTGGAATAATGTCAGGTTCTGATTTAGGTAAACCAATCATGATTACTAGTCCTGATTCTCCAAGTGCAATTGCATTTAGAACTAGTGCAAAAAATATTGCAGCTCAATGTAGTATTCTTGCTGCAAAGATGCAAGACGAGATGAAGTCTGCAGAGACGCCTGAAGATACTCCAAAAACAAACTAA
- a CDS encoding DNA-directed RNA polymerase has protein sequence MSKKTQIIWKIDKNLLKQCVNYPKIHKFKFNKNTQLFSISTLVDVVRIPPSLFGTALKKAATNILKDKYESMINAELGYIIMILDAKVDEMGKMIAGDGGTFHRVEFEALTFYPKLQEIVQGEIVDITDFGAFVRIGPTDALLHLSQVMDDYLKSDVKSGMILANQSGRTLKVGSTLRARITAVSLGKAAAMGKIGITCRQPFLGADAWIAEEIKKSSGGSSDSKEAKVEAS, from the coding sequence ATGAGTAAAAAAACGCAGATTATTTGGAAAATTGATAAAAATTTACTCAAACAATGCGTAAATTACCCAAAGATTCATAAATTCAAATTCAACAAAAACACACAGTTGTTTTCTATATCCACCCTAGTTGATGTTGTTAGGATTCCACCAAGCTTGTTTGGAACCGCACTCAAAAAGGCTGCAACAAACATTCTCAAAGACAAGTATGAGAGCATGATTAATGCAGAATTAGGTTACATCATTATGATTTTAGATGCCAAAGTTGACGAAATGGGAAAGATGATTGCCGGAGACGGTGGAACTTTTCACAGAGTAGAGTTTGAAGCATTGACATTTTATCCAAAACTCCAAGAAATCGTTCAAGGAGAAATTGTAGACATTACAGACTTTGGAGCATTTGTAAGAATTGGTCCAACTGATGCATTACTACACTTGTCACAAGTTATGGATGACTATCTAAAGAGTGATGTAAAGTCTGGAATGATTTTAGCTAATCAAAGTGGTAGAACATTAAAAGTTGGTTCCACACTTAGAGCAAGAATTACTGCAGTATCATTAGGTAAAGCTGCTGCAATGGGAAAGATCGGAATCACATGCAGACAACCATTCCTTGGTGCAGATGCATGGATTGCAGAAGAGATTAAAAAATCATCTGGCGGTTCTAGCGATTCAAAAGAAGCTAAAGTAGAGGCAAGTTAA
- a CDS encoding Mov34/MPN/PAD-1 family protein: protein MKLIITESQKKILANYADNERPNESCAVLFGAANDEQTTVKEIFLTQNIEESPVNFTISNDELLKVYKTAEDKKMQVIGIFHSHPNSEAYPSETDKRFMQSNPVIWVIYSGVTKDFKAYFLESEIIQVAIEVN, encoded by the coding sequence TTGAAATTAATAATTACAGAATCTCAAAAAAAGATACTAGCAAATTATGCAGATAATGAAAGACCAAATGAGTCGTGTGCTGTTTTATTTGGTGCCGCAAATGACGAGCAAACTACAGTAAAAGAGATATTTCTTACACAAAATATTGAAGAATCGCCAGTCAATTTTACAATATCAAATGATGAATTACTCAAAGTCTACAAAACTGCTGAAGATAAAAAAATGCAGGTTATAGGAATATTTCATTCTCATCCAAATTCAGAGGCATACCCATCGGAGACAGATAAGAGATTCATGCAAAGTAATCCCGTAATATGGGTGATTTATTCAGGAGTAACAAAGGACTTTAAAGCATATTTTCTAGAATCAGAGATAATTCAAGTTGCAATTGAAGTAAATTAG